The genomic window ACAACTTGATTTTTTCACCGACAGCGCAGTATGAATATGGGATGGTAATAATATCAGAAGCGAACTTGCATTCGGTCCGTTTTCCACATGTATGGCTTAATAATGTTACGTAAAGCTGAGCTCATGTTCGGCTCGGTTGGGTTTTGCCGACAGGACCTTGTTATGAAACTGCCTTCTGTCGGCGCTGGCCTTTGTCGTACCTCGGCTTCCTACCGCTAACGTGTCCCACTAGTCCTAATTAATATTGCCTCCATTCACAGCCCATTGACTAATTAGTGTTTGTTGTTGTCAAATCCAGTGCTGTGTGGTTCCGCGGCTACAGTGGGTCCACTGTTAATAGATTGTGTTCCTAGAACTCTGTAACAACACAGAGTGGCCGAAACATGCGGAGAGAATGAAATTATGTAATGCTTGCttctttgtttgttgttgtcCCAGCTAGTGAGAGCGCGCTGGGTGGCTGGCTGACAGATGTGGAGCTCTCCGGCTGTGCGAGATGGGCTAATGAGAGGAGCAATTAGAGCAACAAAGGTTGTGCTTCTGATACGTTCCCACAGCTCTGCGCTGGCTGCGGAGGGGGACATCGGAGGAATTGctgagcctccccccccccccctccccccccagcatgACCAGCTATGATTCATCCTCTGCCCCCGCCCAGTTTCCAAAAGCCTCACCGGAGAGGGAGAAATCCTCAGTCTAGCCATGAGAAGCGCCCCAGCCCGGTCTGTGTAACTGCCCCAGGCCTCGCTCCTCGCTCCTGTGGGAGAATGAAAGCCGCACTTTATGATCCCTCCCCAGGTTgggcctcccctcccctctgcctccTCCATGCACCGtgtcaggtcacatgactcccGCCGGTGCCTGCCGCTGCCtggcaggccccgcccccttcccgtAAACGATCGGAGGGGTGTTGCCGTGAGGTCAGCCCGGAGTTCACGCCATCCGGGGATCTCCTCCCCACGCGTCAAGGCGAAGGCCAGGCTCTAATTTCGGGACACCCCCGGGGCAGCTcacatggagggagagggggggagcagggggtcGCGGCACGGCCCCCTCGAGCCCCGGTAACGCACCCGGTGACCGAGCCCGACGCGCCTGTGGAGACGCGTAGCTCTGCTGTTTGCGCTCGCTCGCAGAGGGCGGAGGGAGGTTGCTAGGTGATACTTTGTTTAGCGCTTAGCTCCCGTGAACTGCGGCCCTGTGGCGATGGAATCCTGCTGCTTTCTGCCAGGAGTTTTTGCTAGCGCTCGCAGCCGCTCGCCGCTCCCTTTGTTCCAGCCAGATCGTATCTGATGCGTTCAGACACGGCATTTGTCCGGGAACGATTTGTTTATTCGAATGGACCTGTGTGATTTATTCAGGAATTTGTGCTGTTGACATCTCGAGCTCGGTAAAAGGCCACTGCGAGGGgctctgcgtgcgtgtgtgtgtgtgttactcgAGTATAACCGCGTCGGAGTGTTACCTGAGAACATGAAAACTTCTCCCATCAGCAGACTTTTACTGCTCGAGTTTTTTCTACGAGGCATCAGAACCTTCTACTCTGAGAGATTCGAAATGCTCAGCCGGTCTTTGATCATTGCAATTACGTTCACCTTCCCATCGTGCCTTGCCATTGCGGGGATTACCCTGTCAGTGGTGGTTAAGGCAGGCGGTGAACTGTGGCTTTAGCAGAGCCACTGAGTTCAGACCATCAAGCTCTCACGGAGACCGCAGCGAACCGGAACATCCTTAACCCTCTCTGGACTTTTCCGGATCAAATCGGGGCCGGGAGCCGCCCTGGGCAGTCGGgttcggagggggggggtgcccaGGCACGACCAATCCCGGCTCGcccgattttttatttttttcctttttacgAGCGGAGCTCGGCCGCATCTGGAGCCCGTCGGCCGCGCGGAAGAGACCCCGCCCACGCGTCCGTGCGGTTCTGGTCCGAGCTCTCGTCACGGGGGAGCGGAGCCCCAGCTGAGCGTGCCGCGTGAGAGGCGCGCACCTCCGCGGGACAGGGGGGGAAGGGTTTCGAGGAGCGTAATGAGGCCGAGCGGAAACTTCAAACGCGCTCCTCAGTCCAGGACTCCGCACTTGTGGCGTAAATTCCGTGGCGCGGTAAGCGTCTGCGTCTGGACTGGATCTGAATAGTCGCCCCGCCGCGGCCCGCGCCGTGAGTAACCGCCACCCGAGCGCTTTGATGTGCTTCAGGAGCTTCGGGAGgcattgttaaaaatattttgaagttttttttaaagagggtaaatggctttttttttttttctcccctctgccGGAGGAGAGCCCTTTTTCTGGGCCCCCGACTGCAGCCGCCGTGGCTGGGCTGTTTTGGGGGAAGTCGACCGCGGGTCCGAGCCGGACTTGGCCTCCTCTGAGGAAGGTTCTGCGGCGCGTCGGCTGGAGTAACCGCGACCTGTCTGGAGAGCGGCGGTTTTTGTCGCCGCGCCACGGGGCTTGTCCGGAGAGGCGGGCTGCTGTAACAGCGCACGGTAGCCCTTAATGAAATCAGCCGCTGAGGAGAGAAGGCCGTTTGTCGAGTGCGTTTTCGGAGTGTGTGAGACTTAATTGTGCGTTTGAGCcaggtttttttaaagccaCTCATTTTTACCAGCTGAATGAAAAAGCTACAGGGACGGCTTGTGGAGCGAACGGTGTGTTCTGTGAGTCGCACGGACATGCAGCAATGCCTCGTAAACCGAGCTGCGCGTTTCCCATTCTGGCTGAAAAGGAGCTCACTGACTCGCTCTTACAGGAAGGGCCACCAGGAGATGCTACCTGGCCCTCCGTGCGTCTGAAACAAGTGCAGCGGCAAGTGTCTCCATCCTGTGGTGGCGGGCGGTGACTCATCCCCGTAACCGTGGAAACAtggaacgcccccccccccccccccccccaccaccccggtCGGGATGCGTCACGGCATCCGGGCTTCCTCCGCTGACCGCTGGCCGTGGGAGAGGAAGGGCTGAGGCAGCGTTTAATTAGCACTGCAGGATCAGCACAGTGAAAACGGGCCCGTCCGGCAACCTCTTTCTGTGAGAAAGCTTATCAGAAACAAGCTTTGCTATGAGCTTCCATTGAATAGCAGTatacagacagctctgtacatTTCCAGGGGAAAAGAACGCATTTCATTCACTTTACACTGGCAGTCTATACAGGATTGAGATCTCAATCACAGAATTTATCCAATATTTCtactttttctctgttttgtaCGCAGTTGAATTGATTGGCTCGGCTCATATCTGCGGTGTTGGTTGGAGAAAGCCGCTGCTTGCCTCTGACTCAGCGGCTCAGcggtggggtcagaggtcagcctTTTGTTTGCATCTCGTACCGACTCGGCCAGAGCTGGAGAGCTGAACAGGCCAGAGGGGGCGTAccctatctctttctctcacttatGAGAGGGATTGCACCCgctgaatccctccctcccaccagCAGGCCCCTgtcacattctgtttttttatcacCTTGTCCACGCTGTTTGCTGGGTTAGTTCACTGTGCTGACATTTTCCCCAAGATTAGTTTACAGATTAGTCTGTGCATATCCTGATTGGTCGGCTCCACTGTGATTTTagtagtttttttaatgtccatgTTTACGTGTGTCTTGATTTTTGTACAGTACTTGCATGTTTCAGTATTTTGAAGCGGTTTCCACTTCTCACTGGAAACCCACCCTCAGTCACCAAAGAGTGCGACGCCATGTCCAAAACCTACAGTCAGCCAGGCCCACTGCAGGCCAAGAAGGCTGTTCGGCCGAAAGGAGAAAACTAGGGTGCACGTTCCCCGAGATGCAACCAACGACCTGATAGCTGCTACTGGATTCCTCCCTTCACCAAATATATGCTGACCCCTTAGGTTACAGTATATGATCAGAGCAAAGACAATGAAAAATTGTTTGACTGTGAAACATGACTTTAGCCTTCATCTGCCTTCCTCACGTAGCTTAGCCTGATCGCTGGCAGCCCGGCGCTTAGTGTTTTGGCCATTTTTTGTAACCCAGGGGTTGGTAACTCAAGTACGACCATGTGCAAAAGCACtagggaaaataaaatgtgatttatttgtcGAAGTGTATTTTTATGTCAGTGACACACAGCAGGTTGTCACCCCCTACTGTGAGGTAATGGCACTGCTGGGCAGCTTGCTCACAGGGGGGCTGCCTTAACGCACACGTGCGGATGCAGCCTACGTGCGGCTGCGACGGGGCGACAGGTCGGGTGAATTTCAACTGCTGACTCGTAGCAACTCGGGCTTtgccgtttaaaaaaatatttgtagtcAAATCCCCCTCTGATTCTGATTTAATTCCTCCACCTCCCATGTTCCTCGTTTAGCTTAATTAAAGCAGGCGTGTTGTGatggctcgggggggggggggggggagcgtggggttgtgtgtttgtgttttgccaCCCCATAAATCACGTACTCTTccaaacacacgctcacacgcacacacgctccaGCATTTTAAACAGCTCTGGGCCCAGGCCTGCCGTTTCCAAAGCCTGATGTACGAGGTCAGCTAAGCTAGCGCTTAGCGCAGGCCGAAAAGGCATGAAAGTGGGAAGTCATTCCACCATAAACGCTCTGGGGTTCTATCAGTCGGACGGCAGTGGCAGAACTCTCATTCACCTCCCCACGATGTGGAATTTGGCGCCCCCCTGAGGCCGGGCTGGTCACCCGCGGTGCTGGACTCCACTGCTGGGGGACCTCTCGCCCTGAAAGTAGCTTTGGGAGAACACAGCAAACAACGCCATTACTCTGCACGTGGCAGCCAAAGGTCCTAACAGGGCCCGGACTGGACCGCAAGGGACTCTGGGAAGGGGCAGGCACGCTACGAGCACGCACAGTGAAATAGCtcggtgttaaatcaactctcacatatggtccctattgcaGTCATATGCGCCCTGTTAGAGCTGAGCTAGCGCTGGCCTTTTTTACTGCGCGGCTCAGTCCTGACGCACCTTTCCCAGAGCGCGCTGCGCGGCTGGATTTATGCCGCGCTTAATGAGTCCCAGGTGGGCAGCCGAGGCCGTCTGCAGCGCGGCTCTCCTGGGGAAAACCCGCCCCGCTTTGAAGCTCGCCCCGGAGCCGCCAGCTACCGCCACGCACCCCCGGAAAGGAGGCCGCACACGCCCCTGTGCGGGTCCTGCAGCCCAAACGCTCCCTGCCCCGCGCGCATGCCTGCCAGCCGCCTGCATGAATGCACTGCTTTATTCCCTTTTACCCTGCCCTGTGCACTTTTACCTGCAGGCTGTGTGGAGTTAAGGCATTGAACTCTTACCCACAAACATCTTTCTCTTTACTACACTCCAGGTTAAAaactccattttgtgtttgcatatataaatatggGAATTTTGTaggttggttttcatttttaaacacaagttTGTTTCATTAGCAATATAACATTGAGTGATGGTCAAAAGCATTCAGTGATTTTAAATTAAGTCATTAAAATAGTTTATGAAAGAGACGGGACTGAGCAGTTAATATGGTTTAAGAGGTGTGTGTGAACGTTATGCTGGTGGAAAAAGGATTGTACTGTAGTGTACTTAAAGGACTGTAGAAGATTTAAGGTTCTGTTGTTGTGGGTAGTGTGAGTCTGGATGCTTGCTGACTGCAGACCCCTTGTCGGTGCTCTGTCTTGCAGAGGAGGTGGACTACAGCAACTTCGGCACCAACACGCTGACTCGCCGGAAGAAGGCGGTGGTGACGCTGCGCAACGACGCCAACAGGAAGCGCCCGCACATCCGCATCGGCATGCCGCAGGACTTCCGCCCGGTCTCGTCCATCATCGACGTGGACATCCTGCCCGAGTCGCACCGCCGCGTGCGCCTGTACCGCCACGGCTCGGACAAGCCGCTGGGCTTCTACATCCGCGACGGCACCAGCGTGCGCGTCACGCCCCACGGCCTGGAGAAGGTCCCGGGCATCTTCATCTCGCGCATGGTGCCCGGCGGGCTGGCGGAGAGCACGGGCCTGCTGGCCGTCAACGACGAGGTGCTGGAGGTGAACGGCATCGAGGTGACGGGCAAGACGCTGGACCAGGTGACGGACATGATGATCGCCAACAGCCACAACCTGATCGTGACGGTGAAGCCGGTCAACCAGCGCAACAACATCGTGCGCGGCAGCCGCGTCTCGGGCAGCTCGGGCCAGTCCACGGACAGCAGCGGCAGCTCGGCGGGCTACCCCAGCCTGCCGctcgccgtcgccgccgccgccgccgccggggcCCACGGCCACGCCTTCGCCGCCGACGAGCTGGAGAGCGACGAGGAGTCGGACATCGTCATCGAGAGCAGCATCAAGCGCCCGTCCCGCCGCTCCAACGCCTCGgccgcctccgcctcctcccgctccctgggccccgcccccgcccccgccccgccccatcccagcccgcccccgcccagGCCCGCCTCCGTCATCTCCACCGCCTCCTTCCACTCGCAGGCCAGCCTCAACGGGACGCCCCCCCACGCCGGCCTCAGCTTCAAGCTGCACCGGGACCTCACCCTCCAGCCCCACCACAGCAGCAACCCCGCCCTCCGGGAGAGCAACGGCAGCCTGCACAAAATCCTCAGCTCCCTGCGGACCGACCCCCGGCACAGCCTGGCGCTGCCCAGGGGCGGGGTGGAGGAGGACGGCACGGTCATTACCCTATAGTGCCCCGCCTCTGCCtgtggccccgcctcccccactcccggctgcacagagactgccctGATACGCCTGCAGCCTGTCCGTCAAACTCTTAAAACTCTGAACTCTTCCCCACAAACCACTCTGTTTTCTCTTCCTATTCTACACTCAAGGTTAAATACACCACTTTGTGtactttcaaaaatacataatacaggACTGCTGGCTTTCTACTACGTAGGTTTTCTAAATAGAAAAATTTCATTAGAAATATAAACTTTTGATGAGGGTGAAAGCATACTGTTGTGACTGTTATACATATGACTGTTTTGCTC from Anguilla anguilla isolate fAngAng1 chromosome 8, fAngAng1.pri, whole genome shotgun sequence includes these protein-coding regions:
- the pard6gb gene encoding par-6 family cell polarity regulator gamma b, with translation MNRSFNKSQSLRYLDCSAVEVKSKYGAEFRRFSVDRFKPGKFEEFHKLILNIHRITSMEVMIGYADIHGDLLPINNDDNFCKAVSTAHPLLRIFIQKQEEVDYSNFGTNTLTRRKKAVVTLRNDANRKRPHIRIGMPQDFRPVSSIIDVDILPESHRRVRLYRHGSDKPLGFYIRDGTSVRVTPHGLEKVPGIFISRMVPGGLAESTGLLAVNDEVLEVNGIEVTGKTLDQVTDMMIANSHNLIVTVKPVNQRNNIVRGSRVSGSSGQSTDSSGSSAGYPSLPLAVAAAAAAGAHGHAFAADELESDEESDIVIESSIKRPSRRSNASAASASSRSLGPAPAPAPPHPSPPPPRPASVISTASFHSQASLNGTPPHAGLSFKLHRDLTLQPHHSSNPALRESNGSLHKILSSLRTDPRHSLALPRGGVEEDGTVITL